The DNA sequence TGGCGTAATGGCATGCTCCTCAAGAGCAATCAGCGCGTTGGCAAGTTTAAATGTTGATCCGGGAGGGTAAAGTGCATTTACGGCTCTGTTCCACATTGGTTTAGTGATTGAGTCGCGATCCATAATACTGTAATTGGCACTTCGCTGGCGGCCAACCAAAAGATTGGGATCGTACGAAGGAGCACTGGCCATGAGTATTATTTCACCGGTTGATGGTTCAATCGCAACAATGGCTCCACGCTTGTTGGTCATCAGTAATTCAGCGTAGGCCTGCAGGCTGGCATCCATTCCAGTCATCAGGTTCTGCCCCAGAATAGCAGTGGAGTCTTCCTTGCCGTCGTTGTATTTCCCTTTAACGCGGTTGTGTACGTCAACCATCGATTTGGTTATTCCTTTAATCCCGCGCAGCTCTTTTTCATAGGCTTTTTCCAGACCACTTACACCAACGTAGTCTCCCGATAAGTAATAAGGATCATTATCGATGATTCTCTGGTTGACTTCGCCAACATAACCTAATACCTGGGCCGCACTTTTACTTGGGTACTCACGTAAGGTTCGCGACTGTACAAAGAAGCCAGGGTATTTGTATAATTTTTCCTGAAGTGGGGCATAAATATCAGGCGAAATCTGGCCAACAACAATTGAGGGTTTATAGCGTGAATATTGTTTTGCCTTTTTGATCGCGTCCCTTAATTCAACCCGGTCGAGTTGAACGATGTTACACAATTCGGTTGTATCAAAAGTCTTTACTTCACGTGGAATCATCATCAGGTCGTAGGCAGCTTTATTGTAGACCATCAGTTCGCCTTTACGGTCGTAAATAAGTCCTCGTGCTGGGTAGATTGTTATAAACCGAAGTACATTGCGGGTTGCAAATTGCTTGTAGGTTTTGTTGGTAATTTGAATGGAGAATAGTCTGAGAATGAAAATCACACCAACCCCAAGCATGATACCTGCAACAATAAGCTTCCGTTTAGAAAATGTATCCACCGCAATTTAGTTTTTAAAGACAATGAATTGACTGCCTAATATAATGATGATCGAAAATATACTGCTGAGAATCCAGCGAAGTAAAGTTTCGAAAAAGTCGCTAAACGAAAATGCCTCAGCAAAAAAGAGAAATAAGTGGTGGATTAAAACGGAGATGACGGTGTATTTAATAAAACTGGCAAACCCAAGTTGGGCCATGCTGGGCATGGTTCCTTTTTCGATGAGTTCGCGCGATGAAACTAACTGAGCAATTCCAGGGCGCAAAAATCCTAATAAAACAGTTGCACCGGCATGGATTCCCGGCGTATTTCCGAAAATGTCAATCGAAATGCCAAGGATAAACGAAATTCCAAGCAGAAAATACCCCGGAATAGTAAATGGTAGCAACAGAATGAACAGAATATATATATATGGATTAACCAGTCCGCTGAATTGGATGTTGTTCAAAATCAGCACTTGTACCAGAACAAGTACGAAAAACATAATAACGTATTTCCCCAGATCTTTTATCATTCACCTACGTTGTTAGATTCAAGTCTTTTCAATTCGTCCTGCTTGGTATTCTTAACAACTTCCACATATTTCAGGGTCCTGAAATTGGTCGAAAGTTCAACTTTAATGTTGTAGAAATTCGTTCCGCTTTCTACATCGAAATTTTTAATGGTTCCGATCATAATTCCTTCAGGAAAAATGCTTGAATAACCACTGGTTACCACAGTATCTCCAACATTTACAATGATATGAAACGGAATTTCTTTCAGGTCGGCCGTATTCGCATGTTCGCCATCCCATACCAAGGCTCCGAAATAATTATTTTTGTTGATTTTGGCCGGAATACTCAAGCGCTTATTCAGCAACGATAATCCGGTTGAATAGTTTGGCGAAACATTTGTAATTACGCCAACGACGCCGTCGGCGCTAAT is a window from the Aquipluma nitroreducens genome containing:
- the mrdA gene encoding penicillin-binding protein 2, which produces MDTFSKRKLIVAGIMLGVGVIFILRLFSIQITNKTYKQFATRNVLRFITIYPARGLIYDRKGELMVYNKAAYDLMMIPREVKTFDTTELCNIVQLDRVELRDAIKKAKQYSRYKPSIVVGQISPDIYAPLQEKLYKYPGFFVQSRTLREYPSKSAAQVLGYVGEVNQRIIDNDPYYLSGDYVGVSGLEKAYEKELRGIKGITKSMVDVHNRVKGKYNDGKEDSTAILGQNLMTGMDASLQAYAELLMTNKRGAIVAIEPSTGEIILMASAPSYDPNLLVGRQRSANYSIMDRDSITKPMWNRAVNALYPPGSTFKLANALIALEEHAITPFDRFSCSGKGSKPISCTHSHVSPLAIREGIRESCNSFFWNAFREIMSHKSNSAESYQVWRDYITSFGFGTKLNPELSSENRGSIPEVSLYDKWYTPGHWNAMTIRSLAIGQGEIEATPLQMVNLCAMIANRGYYIAPHVVRAVQDANREVHKLEYEKKVVNISPEHFNTVIEGMQAVIAETKLQYTVKQDNFIVCGKTGTVQNPHGADHSAFVGFAPKDNPKIAIVVFIENAGFGATYAAPIAGLLMEKYLNDSIAPKHKELEQKLIETDLLNVVEVKKKL
- the mreC gene encoding rod shape-determining protein MreC, which gives rise to MRSLFRFLLRNYFVMMFLVLEAISFSLIVSLNNYQRVAFVNSSNDIVGTLYERFSHFDDYFSLSRTNARLAAENASLHKQLEFRIRNQEKYPINRPDTVDAPAYYFTSAKVISNSVNKQFNYISLNKGSRQGIKPDMGVISADGVVGVITNVSPNYSTGLSLLNKRLSIPAKINKNNYFGALVWDGEHANTADLKEIPFHIIVNVGDTVVTSGYSSIFPEGIMIGTIKNFDVESGTNFYNIKVELSTNFRTLKYVEVVKNTKQDELKRLESNNVGE
- the mreD gene encoding rod shape-determining protein MreD; the protein is MIKDLGKYVIMFFVLVLVQVLILNNIQFSGLVNPYIYILFILLLPFTIPGYFLLGISFILGISIDIFGNTPGIHAGATVLLGFLRPGIAQLVSSRELIEKGTMPSMAQLGFASFIKYTVISVLIHHLFLFFAEAFSFSDFFETLLRWILSSIFSIIIILGSQFIVFKN